The proteins below come from a single Micromonas commoda chromosome 8, complete sequence genomic window:
- a CDS encoding predicted protein — translation MDAYDSDQPLFCDDTGEALNEAARKLVLSALAEDKRAEVEGDGKTLGAVLSSIPVVDCAIGTWKYVQVQLTHPDEPDTFVLVVRSYNHCSYHAENYQELMRRLRRDAKTKGCVGRVIGGGRIRFDKGAGVCEVYGYSKTFGRTPGCNEKTADIIRKACPEFKKVSWSDSGY, via the coding sequence ATGGATGCGTACGACTCTGACCAGCCGCTTTTCTGCGACGACACCGGTGAGGCCCTCAACGAAGCCGCGCGCAAGCTCGTCCTCTcagcgctcgccgaggacaagcgcgcggaggttgaAGGCGACGGCAAGACACTTGGGGCTGTCCTCAGTTCGATCCCAGTGGTCGACTGCGCGATAGGCACGTGGAAGTACGTGCAGGTGCAGTTGACGCACCCCGACGAGCCCGACACTTTCGTACTCGTCGTCAGGAGCTATAACCACTGCAGCTATCATGCGGAGAACTACCAGGAGCTCATGCGTCGACTCAGGCGCGACGCAAAAACAAAGGGATGCGTGGGGAGAGTTATTGGAGGGGGAAGGATCCGTTTTGACAAAGGCGCGGGGGTGTGTGAGGTGTACGGGTACTCGAAAACGTTCGGGCGGACGCCTGGGTGCAACGAGAAGACAGCAGATATCATACGGAAGGCGTGCCCCGAGTTCAAGAAGGTCTCCTGGAGCGATAGCGGCTATTAA
- a CDS encoding predicted protein, which translates to MGKKSMSKDRGYITATEWKTEGGGYKDKMQGVPFRRLPFNCCAVSFLPFEDPVCTADGTVMDIMHAVPYVQTHGKHPVTGEPLQLRDLTKLNFHKNSEGEYECPVLNKVFTDSTHIVAVKTSGNVYCYQAIDELCIKPKNWKDLITDEKFTRKDLITIQDPLNLEGRMLDKFEHVKKGHEIDTRGGGVGGPDDSLNSRAMSADIKRVLEKLGTEDAAAALKSGGGGRRAEAERILAEAKHKSDADAKGDSQATVDKSHLLKAPTNHPLDNVTFKPGSHTWNTDGPEDWRVTHAKAADGEQMKKREAEMRERFKAVGSHISYRTNSMRTTGAGSTSFTSTVMGSATVNERVEEVVKRNPPKGKKGYVQLRTNLGDINIELHCDVAPRTCENFIVLCKAGYYDGVEFHRSIKNFMIQGGDPTGTGSGGQCIWGDKFKDEITHLVHDGRGVLSMANSGPHTNGSQFFITYKSARHLDGKHTVFGRLVGGVDVLAEMERVPTADDDRPKEPIVINSTKVFTDPYKDMAEAEERLAAEKKAKEEKEARERTEALNPGKWWSDPAGQMAKEAGDDGTMRKSTGVGKYVNRATAG; encoded by the coding sequence ATGGGGAAGAAGAGTATGAGCAAGGACCGGGGGTACATCACCGCCACCGAGTGGAAgacggagggcggcggataCAAGGACAAGATGCAGGGGGTGCCCTTCCGTCGCCTGCCATTCAACTGCTGCGCGGTGTCATTCTTGCCGTTCGAAGATCCAGTGTGCACAGCCGACGGGACCGTCATGGATATCATGCACGCGGTACCCTATGTGCAAACCCACGGCAAGCATCCGGTGACGGGCGAGCCCCTGCAGCTGCGGGATCTGACCAAGCTCAACTTCCACAAAAACTCGGAGGGCGAGTACGAGTGCCCGGTGCTCAACAAGGTTTTCACCGACAGCACccacatcgtcgccgtcaagACCAGCGGCAACGTGTACTGCTACCAGGCCATCGACGAGCTGTGCATCAAGCCCAAGAACTGGAAGGATCTAATCACCGACGAGAAGTTCACGCGGAAGGACCTCATCACCATCCAGGATCCCCTCAACCTCGAGGGACGCATGCTCGACAAGTTCGAGCACGTCAAGAAGGGACACGAGATCGACACGCGAGGTGGCGGTGTAGGCGGCCCGGATGATAGTCTCAACTCCAGGGCCATGTCCGCGGACATCAAGCGCGTGCTGGAAAAGCTCGggacggaggacgccgccgccgcgctcaagtcgggaggcggcggcagaagggcggaggctgagcgcaTACTCGCGGAGGCTAAGCACAAGTCCGATGCCGACGCCAAGGGCGACTCCCAGGCCACTGTGGATAAGAGTCACCTGCTCAAGGCGCCGACGAACCACCCGCTGGATAACGTCACGTTCAAGCCCGGTTCGCACACGTGGAACACAGACGGGCCGGAGGACTGGCGCGTGACCCACGCCAAGGCGGCAGATGGCGAGCAGATGAAGAAGCGGGAGGCGGAGATGCGCGAGCGATTTAAGGCGGTCGGGTCGCACATCAGTTACAGGACCAACTCGATGCGcaccacgggcgcggggtccaCATCGTTCACGTCCACGGTGATGGGCAGCGCCACCGTGAATGAGCGCGTGGAGGAGGTCGTGAAGAGGAACCCGCCAAAGGGGAAGAAGGGGTACGTCCAGCTGCGCACCAACCTCGGGGACATCAACATCGAGCTGCACTGCGACGTGGCGCCCAGGACGTGCGAGAACTTCATCGTGTTGTGCAAAGCCGGGTActacgacggcgtcgagttTCACCGGAGCATCAAAAACTTCATGATCCAGGGCGGCGATCCCACCGGCACCGGATCGGGGGGCCAGTGCATCTGGGGTGACAAGTTCAAGGACGAGATCACCCACCTCGTgcacgacggacgcggggtACTTTCCATGGCCAACAGCGGCCCGCACACCAACGGGTCCCAGTTTTTCATCACGTACAAGAGCGCGCGACACCTCGACGGGAAACACACCGTGTTTGGTCGGCTGGtgggcggcgtggacgtgctGGCCGAGATGGAGCGCgtgcccaccgcggacgacgacaggCCGAAGGAGCCCATCGTCATCAACAGCACGAAGGTATTCACCGATCCGTACAAGGacatggcggaggcggaggagaggctggcggcggagaagaaggccaaagaggagaaggaggcgcgggagcggaCCGAGGCGCTCAACCCGGGCAAGTGGTGGTCGGATCCCGCCGGGCAGATGGCGAaggaggctggcgacgacgggacgaTGAGGAAGTCCACCGGGGTGGGGAAGTACGTCAACCGGGCGACCGCGGGT
- a CDS encoding inositol 1,3,4-trisphosphate 5/6-kinase (Inositol 1, 3, 4-trisphosphate 5/6-kinase. This family consists of several inositol 1, 3, 4-trisphosphate 5/6-kinase proteins) — MGERVGTTVDAAAAPSRGGEEVLVGYALTEKKRRSLFSPELLAHARSQGVYFVPIDPRLPIESQTGHPYDVILQKVPASSPHKRQWDERVEKYAREFTSCRVVDLPSAVQKITQRDTMLDAVDQVKHAFDRGGAVNDEGEPSGPSVRAPRQIVCAPGTAEEVRRQVDAAGLQLPLLAKSIRADGSSDSHRVAIIHDQDGLVTVASGGVPGLAPPCVMQEYVNHGGCLFKVYVVGDVVTSTIRRSLPDLRGAKKSSRRRAKAFDGGEDGSSESNRAIRENGSRDNGALIQPPDEGFIKTLALGLRDNLKLQMFNFDMIRAGGDSDEYLVVDINYFPGIAKMPGYSDTFCDFLRRGKVTNQ; from the exons aTGGGGGAGCGCGTGGGCACaaccgtcgacgcggcggcggctccgagCAGGGGCGGTGAGGAAGTGCTCGTCGGCTACGCGCTGACAGAGAAGAAGCGCAGAAGCTTATTTAGCCCTGAGCTCCTGGCGcacgcgag GTCTCAAGGCGTATACTTCGTGCCCATCGATCCTCGACTCCCAATCGAGTCTCAG ACTGGACACCCGTACGATGTCATACTGCAGAAGGTCCCCGCTAGTTCGCCGCATAAGCGCCAGTGGGACGAACGCGTGGAGAAGTACGCGAGGGAGTTCACCAGCTGCCGTGTCGTCGACTTGCCATCCGCGGTGCAAAAGATCACGCAGCGCGATACCATGCTGGACGCCGTGGATCAGGTGAAACACGCGTTCGATCGGGGAggcgcggtgaacgacgaGGGGGAACCGAGTGGTCCGTCGgtacgcgcgccgcggcagATCGTGTGCGCGCCGGGaacggcggaggaggtcaGGCGGCAGGTTGACGCCGCGGGATTACAGCTCCCGCTCCTGGCGAAGTCCATTCGCGCGGATGGCAGCAGCGACTCGCACAGGGTGGCCATCATCCACGACCAGGACGGTCTCGTCACGGTGGCATCGGGAGGGGTTCCGGGGctggcgccgccgtgcgTCATGCAGGAGTACGTGAACCACGGCGGCTGTCTGTTCAAGGTGTACGTGGTGGGCGACGTCGTGACCAGCACCATCCGCCGGTCGCTTCCCGATTTacgcggcgcgaagaagaGCTCTCGGCGAAGGGCcaaggc tttcgacggcggcgaggacggcagCTCCGAGTCGAACAGAGCCATCAGG GAGAACGGGAGCAGGGACAACGGCGCCTTGATTCAGCCCCCGGACGAGGGGTTCATCAAGACCCTGGCATTGGGGCTGAGGGACAACCTGAAGCTGCAGATGTTCAACTTTGACATGATCAGGGCTGgcggcgacagcgacgaATACCTCGTCGTGGACATTAATTACTTCCCGGGCATCGCGAAGATGCCCGGCTACAGCGACACGTTCTGCGACTTTTTACGGCGAGGCAAGGTGACGAATCAGTGA
- a CDS encoding predicted protein has translation MASSRMMSARASPSLGRLRGAKPALVSRPGRVAPPVRASAAQRGRGSTDDYVVTLVNISVTPGNEEGFVAHSVDNATNSVEEPDNRRFDVLQDLDDPSKFALLEVYSTSEGNDAHRDLPHSKAWREGVKDWMAEKRTWSVYKPVYPWAGLWGTAAASRRAKDGVQQPVQAAFLTLDKDGDTAGAKAAAEDTKQITHVHVTCKPGTEDEFIEACLANAASSVLEPDNLRFDVLRHRDEPNKFMLVEVYATSEGPVAHKATPHYNEWRTTVEPFMQEPRRARKFRAVFPTDPAAWKMTLNDN, from the exons ATGGCCTCCTCGCGAATGATGTCGGCTCGTGCGTCTCCTTCACTggggcgcctccgcggcgccaaacccgcgctcgtctctcgccccggtcgcgtcgcgcccccggtCCGTGCGTCTGCCGCCCAGCGGGGCAGGGGATCGACCGATGATTACGTCGTCACCCTGGTGAACATCTCGGTCACACCCGGGAACGAGGAAGGGTTCGTGGCGCATTCCGTGGACAACGCCACTAATAGCGTCGAG GAGCCCGATAACCGCCGGTTCGATGTCCTGCAGGACCTCGACGATCCCTCCAAGTttgcgctcctcgaggtctACTCCACCTCCGAGGGAAACGACGCGCACCGGGATCTCCCGCACTCCAAGGCATGGAGGGAGGGCGTCAAGGACTGGATGGCCGAGAAGAGGACGTGGAGTGTGTACAAGCCGGTGTACCCTTGGGCGGGACTGTGGGgtaccgcggcggcgtccaggcgCGCGAAGGACGGCGTGCAGCAGCCGGTGCAGGCCGCCTTCCTCACCCTCGACAAGGACGGCGACACGGCCGGCGCCAAGgcagccgcggaggacacCAAGCAAATCACGCACGTGCACGTGACCTGCAAGCCGGGGACGGAGGACGAGTTCATCGAGGCGTGCCTCGCCAACGCGGCATCCTCCGTCCTCGAGCCCGATAACTTAAGGTTCGACGTGCTGAGGCACAGGGACGAGCCCAACAAGTTCATGCTCGTCGAGGTGTACGCCACGAGCGAGGGACCGGTGGCGCACAAGGCCACGCCTCACTACAACGAGTGGCGAACAACCGTTGAGCCGTTCATGCAGGAGCCGAGACGGGCGAGGAAGTTTCGCGCGGTGTTCCCGACGGACCCTGCGGCGTGGAAGATGACGCTGAACGATAACTGA
- a CDS encoding predicted protein — translation MGLAFLEPRRGLMFAARKSQASVARLIGIQDPGWRWDWIAGERPPPPRCIAAVVNDQDDAMHPRCLTQLANLAVWCTEEGIGHVSMYDQDGSVRAGKERLVEAVVRATVEGHRRNRFHRMRACTYEVRTVDDDGTVRVAARFTCGGAATNKWAELFGMGKPSEKHSPGDSPRSAPMTTTVDLLRGGDGRAALLEAARRWRDEKQDRDGKQDRDGVAPSGSDDSITPRELEAWMERTGRLLPAVDLAIVFGKHFHASAYPPWQLHRAEIYHVDRGLWGFTRKGLRRVLRRYSKTAQRFGK, via the coding sequence ATGGGCTTGGCGTTCCTGGAGCCGAGACGCGGGTTGATGTTTGCCGCGAGGAAGTCGCAGGCCTCCGTGGCCAGGTTGATCGGAATCCAGGACCCGGGGTGGCGATGGGACTGGATCGCGGGGGAGAGGCCGCCTCCCCCGAGGTGCATAGCGGCGGTCGTGAACGACCAGGACGATGCCATGCACCCGCGGTGTCTGACGCAGCTGGCGAACCTCGCGGTGTGGTGCACCGAGGAAGGAATAGGACATGTCTCCATGTACGATCAAGACGGGAGCGTGCGCGCGGGCAAGGAGCGGCTGGTGGAGGCGGTGGTGAGGGCGACGGTGGAAGGGCACCGGAGGAACAGATTTCACAGGATGAGGGCGTGCACCTACGAGGTCAGgaccgtcgacgacgacgggaccgtgcgcgtcgccgcgaggttcacGTGCGGAGGTGCGGCGACGAACAAGTGGGCGGAGCTCTTCGGCATGGGCAAGCCGTCCGAGAAACACTCTCCGGGCGActctccgcgctcggcgccaatgacgacgacggtggacctgctccgaggcggcgacggcagagccgcgctgctggaggcggcgaggcgatggcgcgacgAGAAACAAGACCGCGACGGCAAACaagaccgcgacggcgtggccCCGTCGGGGAGTGACGATTCGATCACGCCGCGGGAGCTGGAGGCATGGATGGAGCGGACGGGGCGGCTTCTTCCGGCGGTGGATTTGGCGATTGTCTTTGGAAAACATTTCCACGCGTCGGCGTATCCGCCGTGGCAGCTGCACAGGGCGGAGATTTACCACGTGGACAGGGGTCTGTGGGGGTTCACGCGCAAGGGCCTGAGGCGGGTACTACGTCGATACTCCAAGACGGCGCAGAGGTTCGGCAAGTAG
- a CDS encoding predicted protein: MSDGGGGTGHTAGYEPVRGAEDTGSFGLGSLTSFLSSQAGAVESRAKAVASAVRSATSADARTAASYSLRDRAKEIDAMFRIDPEEARARGGIAGLVHSCEVALDRYDATHAHHLSRMEAANALAEDVRTRLERSRASWTELERETSTLSDVTDSVWKLGADVDRVCALLKETEDMLLEAEVAIGLDEVYARDAETRLSKRAAEIARREEVERMERFREEMAAQAQTNQVAQRSRQEIALEEELKRDLDVIRKSARKQAKREGKSGFTPERPAPEDHFGLLAKDGRKTNDDVDDTPIGPKRGSLAAAAAELDVAGSMRGSINRDLDDFLEDNEEEEEDGGGDIVGEKSERLYTVYGLRRQADATQAATSDAKESGASSWLASTAEAVGLARKKEKDDGSVVVNLRAPLTTMGAGDDVFVDEMPGIKPKPKTESEDAATTEKPEAPHEPGVGEQMSEQVSAAAAAAAARAEAAAAAARAQAEAAAHAAGEAAAAAKAQAEAAAAAARKNAEAAAAAVSSSVSSGWSSLLSFGQAATNHANKLAADVSNTVNNTVHSTHERWQQHLQGSGTSVADPAEGGDGVGAPAPEIPRETPAAEKEAKKEEAESPAPAAYKVSPTSDRVDRDEGFDEVVSKEGSRRFWEEKDAAASPRATDSPPQVKDSEAKPKATIAPAGMTNARVTSISDMVRMPFDAFRETVAPPVTPLRSSLSLDTLRQRLGRISRDHAALDPSEERRRTFWQSGGLFAPGIPYVMGLEDGDEEEDPSLSYEALSELDNVPRRGFTRAELQQRLRRSRRLPVGAECPISREGFKEGEKGVRLPCDCVDVWFKEAPLERWLATSRSCPVCRKEL, encoded by the exons ATGTCGGACGGGGGCGGAGGTACCGGTCACACGGCCGGGTACGAACCCGTCCGCGGGGCGGAGGATACCGGCAGCTTCGGCCTGGGTAGCCTCACGAGCTTCCTCAGCAGTCAAGCTGGGGCGGTGGAGTCGCGCGCGAAAGCCGTCGCTTCCGCGGTGCGATCCGCaacctccgccgacgcgcggaccGCCGCGTCTTACTCTCTCCGAGATCGGGCGAAGGAGATCGACGCCATGTTCAGGATCGAccccgaggaggcgagggcacgcggcggcatcgcgggACTCGTCCACTCCTGCGAGGTCGCCCTGGATCGAtacgacgcgacgcacgcgcaccACCTGTCGCGCATGGAGGCCGCAAatgcgctcgccgaggacgtccggACAAGACTGGAGCGTAGTCGCGCGTCCTGgacggagctcgagcgcgaaaCCAGCACCCTCTCCGACGTCACGGACTCGGTTTGGAAActgggcgccgacgtggaccgAGTGTGCGCGCTGCTCAAGGAGACGGAGGACATGCTGCTGGAGGCGGAGGTCGCCATCGGGCTGGACGAGGTGTACGCCAGGGATGCAGAGACGCGACTGTCCAAACGGGCCGCGGAGATTGCGCGcagggaggaggtggagcggATGGAGCGCTTCCGAGAGGAAATggccgcgcaggcgcagaCCAACCAGGTCGCGCAGCGCTCCAGGCAGGAGATTGCGCTCGAGGAAGAACTTAAGCGCGACCTGGACGTCATACGGAAGTCGGCGAGGAAGCAGGCGAAGCGGGAGGGCAAATCGGGGTTCACGCCGGAGCGACCCGCCCCTGAGGACCACTTCGGGTTGCTGGCAAAGGACGGGAGGAAAACCAACGATGACGTGGATGACACGCCGATTGGTCCCAAGCGTgggagcctcgcggcggcggcggcggagctcgacgtggCGGGTAGTATGCGCGGGTCGATCAATCGGGACCTGGACGATTTCCTGGAAGacaacgaggaggaggaggaggatggcggcggggacATTGTGGGGGAAAAGTCAGAGCGGCTCTACACCGTGTACGGGCTGAGGCGACAGGCGGACGCCACTCAGGCGGCCACGTCGGATGCCAAAGAGAGCGGCGCATCGTCCTGGTTGGCatccaccgcggaggcggtcgGCCTGGCGCGGAAAAAGGAGAAAGACGACGGGTCGGTCGTGGTGAACTTGAGGGCGCCGCTGACGAccatgggcgcgggcgatgacGTATTCGTCGATGAGATGCCGGGCATAAAACCCAAACCGAAGACCGAATCGGAAGATGCGGCGACAACGGAGAAACCCGAAGCACCGCACGAACCGGGTGTCGGAGAGCAGATGTCGGAGCAGGTaagcgcggccgcggctgcggcggcggcgcgcgcggaggccgccgcggccgccgcgagggcgcagGCTGAGGCAGCCGCCCACGCAGCCGGtgaggcggccgcggcggcgaaggcgcaggcggaggctgcggctgccgccgccaggaagaacgccgaggctgccgcggccgcggtgtcctcctccgtctcctcggGGTGGTCCAGCTTGCTCAGCTTTGGTCAGGCGGCGACCAACCACGCGAACaaactcgccgcggacgtgtcCAACACCGTCAACAACACGGTGCACAGCACGCACGAGCGCTGGCAGCAGCATCTGCAGGGAAGCGGCACGAGCGTTGCGGaccccgccgagggcggcgacggggtgggcgcacccgcgccggagatACCCCGGGAgacaccggcggcggagaaggaggcgaaaaaggaggaggccgagtcgcccgcacccgccgcgtaCAAGGTGTCTCCAACCTCCGATCGtgtcgaccgcgacgaggggTTCGACGAGGTCGTGAGCAAAgaggggtcgcggcggttctGGGAAGAaaaggacgcggcggcgtcgcccaggGCGACGGATTCGCCGCCGCAGGTCAAGGACAGCGAGGCAAAG CCCAAGGCCACCATCGCGCCTGCCGGCATGACCAATGCGAGGGTGACGTCCATAAGTGACATGGTAAGGATGCCCTTCGACGCTTTCCGCGAGACCGTGGCTCCCCCAGTGACGCCACTGCGCTCGTCATTGTCCCTGGATACCTTGAGGCAGCGGTTGGGCCGCATATCGCGAGACCACGCCGCGTTGGACCCTTCGGAGGAGAGGCGAAGGACGTTTTGGCAATCAGGCGGTCTCTTTGCGCCAGGTATCCCTTACGTCATGGggctcgaggacggcgatgaggaggaggatccCAGCCTGAGCTACGAAGCTCTCTCGGAGCTGGACAATGTTCCGAGGCGGGGGTTCACGAGAGCTGAGTTGCAGCAGCGGCTGAGACGGTCGAGACGGTTACCTGTAGGGGCAGAGTGCCCGATCTCTCGCGAGGGGTTCAAGGAGGGTGAGAAAGGGGTACGATTACCGTGCGACTGCGTGGACGTCTGGTTCAAGGAGGCTCCGCTGGAGCGCTggctcgcgacgtcgagaagCTGCCCGGTGTGTCGAAAGGAGCTGTAG
- a CDS encoding predicted protein, whose product MTSKDLERGSGGDRSPGIAAAERARVVANGVTTFEARARTGRTTPTEREALLGSPEHRSRSQGYDLARKIVGTVVLGTCVGVAALSSQTRGYFMRSMGSTDPRPYIVDFGDSVSPSFKHQAFVYRCDGESDLLTKLAERNHHGMYDYYAVTQVTVGEPSFEKCYTKHFSSNPLDAVPKPVYFTEMAAHKGKMIGMFRLPENKISAGFVNAFESCPTMQHEHGPSCNPAHESYAIGSCDAAMNPTPQTVEKYFNCVKGCQVSMLNGKFCGGADPKCLAVVLADVPDISSECEANHVPNEAEIQNAISKVNDGHFAVVGLAERYADSVRKLRAYLTGQGATAMMGKNRKVARMGELEDLKPLVPFGDGPDVVKNAEARVAEIMKQKGLRDLADERLHAAAYEWFQSH is encoded by the coding sequence ATGACCTCGAAAgatctcgagcgcggctcggGTGGTGACCGTAGCCCcgggatcgccgcggcggaacgTGCCCGAGTGGTGGCGAATGGTGTTACAACATTCGAAGCGAGAGCGCGTACGGGGCGAACAACGCCAAcggagagggaggcgctGCTGGGTTCGCCCGAGCATCGTTCGCGTTCACAGGGGTACGACTTGGCGCGTAAGATCGTCGGCACCGTGGTTTTGGGCACGtgcgtgggcgtcgcggcgctgtcctCGCAGACGCGCGGCTACTTCATGAGGAGCATGGGTTCCACTGACCCGAGGCCGTACATCGTCGACTTCGGCGACAGCGTGTCCCCATCCTTTAAGCACCAGGCGTTCGTGTACCGGTGCGACGGCGAATCTGACTTGCTGACCAAGCTTGCGGAGAGGAATCATCACGGGATGTACGACTACTACGCCGTCACGCAGGTCACCGTCGGCGAACCCTCGTTCGAGAAGTGCTACACGAAGCACTTCTCCTCAAATCCACTCGATGCAGTGCCCAAGCCGGTGTACTTCACGGAGATGGCCGCGCACAAGGGCAAGATGATCGGCATGTTCCGGTTGCCCGAGAACAAAATATCGGCGGGCTTCGTCAACGCCTTCGAGTCCTGCCCGACGATGCAGCACGAGCACGGCCCGAGCTGCAACCCCGCGCACGAGAGCTACGCCATCGGctcgtgcgacgcggcgatgaacccgACGCCGCAGACGGTGGAGAAGTACTTCAACTGCGTCAAGGGGTGCCAGGTGAGCATGCTGAACGGCAAGttctgcggcggcgccgacccgaagtgcctcgccgtcgtgctcgcggacgtccccgACATCTCCAGCGAGTGCGAGGCGAACCACGTGCCCAACGAGGCTGAGATTCAAAACGCCATCTCCAAGGTCAACGACGGGCACTttgccgtcgtcggcctcgcggaGAGGTACGCGGATTCGGTGCGAAAACTCAGGGCGTACCTCACGGGTCagggcgcgaccgcgatgaTGGGCAAGAACAGGAAGGTTGCGCGGATGGGCGAATTGGAGGACCTGAAGCCGCTCGTGCCGTTCGGCGACGGTCCGGATGTCGTCAAGAACGCAGAGGCTAGGGTGGCGGAGATCATGAAGCAGAAGGGTCTGCgggacctcgcggacgagcggctgcacgccgcggcgtacgagTGGTTCCAAAGCCACTGA
- a CDS encoding predicted protein, protein MSTGLGKGIGIPVKLLHEAEGHTVTIELKTGDTYRGTLLEAEDNWNCQLEGITHTGRDGRVNQLENVYVRGSKIRFLIIPDMLKNAPMFKRIDPRAGGRGAGRGGAGGRGGRGGRGGRGGRGQ, encoded by the exons ATGTCGACCGGTCTCGGCAAGGGTATCGGCATCCCCGTCAAGCTTCTCCACGAGGCGGAGGGGCACACCGTGACG ATCGAGCTCAAGACGGGTGACACTTACAGGGGCACGCtgctcgaggctgaggacAACTGGAACTGCCAGCTAGAGGGAATCACGCACAcgggccgcgacggccgtGTGAACCAGCTGGAGAACGTCTATGTCCGAGGCAGCAAGATTCGTTTCCTGATCATCCCAGACATGCTGAAGAACGCGCCGATGTTCAAGCGCATCGACCcgagggcgggcgggcgcggcgcagggaGGGGAGGTGCCGGCGGTAGGGGTGGCaggggtggacgaggcgggcgcggtgggcgcggccAGTAG